A section of the Fusarium falciforme chromosome 8, complete sequence genome encodes:
- a CDS encoding AB hydrolase-1 domain-containing protein, with product MLFKQLVAFAAVANGLAIRQDTPIWQTLPPTPDLPSPINTKTTLINGVQLWMQKYNEHVGGIPIVMDHGGLGYSAYFGSVISRLVAKGHYVIAVDRRGHGRSTFNTNDVFTYDQMADDIHDQLAAAGVSKYNVVGWSDGAITTLAALINPTLAVPIHKAFIFGGSANPEQTNATFSDTAIFSEFVSRCRVEYAELQPNANFSVFANKVGTMEATLPQMTDEQFGTIDGSRVIIVGAEHEEAVNRDVPEKLHKAIKGSKLEILPGVSHFAPLQDPDQFTKAVEKFFA from the coding sequence atgttgTTCAAGCAGCTTGTTGCCTTTGCCGCCGTTGCCAATGGCTTGGCCATCCGCCAGGACACTCCCATCTGGCAGACTCTCCCACCAACGCCCGACCTGCCATctcccatcaacaccaagactaCTCTCATCAATGGAGTTCAACTCTGGATGCAAAAGTACAACGAGCATGTTGGAGGAATCCCCATCGTCATGGACCACGGCGGTCTAGGCTACTCCGCCTACTTTGGATCCGTCATCTCTCGCCTCGTTGCGAAGGGACACTATGTCATTGCTGTTGACCGTCGAGGCCACGGTCGTTCtaccttcaacaccaacgacgTCTTCACCTACGACCAGATGGCGGACGACATTCACGACCAACTGGCTGCCGCTGGCGTGTCCAAGTACAACGTCGTCGGCTGGTCAGACGGTGCCATAACGACTCTGGCTGCACTCATCAACCCGACCTTGGCCGTGCCCATCCACAAGGCCTTCATCTTCGGAGGATCTGCCAACCCGGAACAGACGAATGCCACCTTCTCCGACACTGCCATCTTCAGCGAGTTTGTCTCTCGCTGTCGTGTCGAGTATGCCGAGCTTCAGCCAAATGCAAACTTCAGCGTGTTTGCCAACAAGGTCGGCACCATGGAAGCCACTCTCCCACAGATGACAGATGAGCAGTTTGGCACCATTGACGGCAGCAGAGTTATCATTGTGGGTGCCGAGCATGAGGAGGCCGTCAACCGGGATGTCCCGGAGAAGCTGCACAAGGCGATCAAGGGCAGCAAACTGGAGATCTTGCCTGGTGTCAGTCACTTTGCGCCGCTTCAAGATCCTGACCAGTTTACCAAGGCTGTTGAAAAGTTCTTTGCATGA
- a CDS encoding MR-MLE domain-containing protein, with the protein MHINEITVFTYDANYNYGTYTMSGGRSATGQRSLVVRLRTDDGLEGWAESAPLGGDYLPSFFNGELAALKELSPHVLGLDPRSPAAVGAVMDGILLSGTAAKAIIDIACWDILGKAVGLPTSVLLGGRLQKELRAFSVVSIGDPATGVEKARAELDKGAKAMQVKVGDDPLSDARRVAAIREALPDSVDVWADANGGWNLSQALTFARALPQGMTVAIEQPCATLTDSAEVGRRTGLPIALDESVVTMSDLVSAHALGITGVNIKPSRVGGFTKARTLRDAAVALNMMVTIDDTWGCALTTAQNLQLAASTPQKHMRAVDLFAEWTNPLIAEIPRLKGDGQISATDVPGNGFGAVDVALLGEPLFEIKA; encoded by the coding sequence ATGCACATCAACGAGATCACCGTCTTCACCTACGATGCCAACTACAATTATGGCACGTACACCATGTCTGGTGGTCGGAGTGCTACCGGCCAGCGGTCCCTCGTCGTCCGGCTCCGTACCGAcgacggcctcgagggcTGGGCCGAGTCAGCGCCCCTGGGCGGTGACTACTTGCCGAGCTTTTTCAACGGAGAGCTCGCCGCACTCAAGGAGCTGAGTCCTCATGTCCTAGGCTTGGACCCACGCTCACCGGCGGCTGTGGGTGCTGTCATGGACGGAATCCTCTTGTCAGGCACtgctgccaaggccatcattgATATTGCCTGTTGGGACATCTTGGGCAAGGCTGTGGGACTGCCAACTTCAGTACTCCTCGGCGGACGTCTGCAGAAGGAACTGCGAGCCTTTTCGGTCGTTAGCATTGGAGACCCAGCAACCGGTGTTGAGAAGGCTCGCGCTGAACTTGACAAGGGGGCCAAGGCGATGCAGGTCAAAGTCGGAGACGACCCGTTGAGTGACGCTCGCCGGGTTGCAGCCATCCGCGAGGCTCTCCCTGACAGTGTAGACGTCTGGGCTGATGCCAACGGAGGATGGAACCTCAGTCAGGCTCTGACATTTGCCCGCGCACTCCCACAGGGCATGACGGTGGCGATAGAGCAGCCGTGTGCCACCCTCACAGACTCCGCCGAGGTTGGCCGCCGCACCGGCCTGCCAATCGCCTTGGATGAGTCTGTCGTCACCATGAGCGACCTCGTCTCTGCACACGCCCTCGGTATAACGGGAGTCAACATCAAGCCCTCGCGAGTTGGTGGCTTCACCAAGGCTCGCACCCTCCGTGACGCGGCCGTGGCCCTCAACATGATGGTCACCATCGACGACACCTGGGGCTGCGCCTTGACGACAGCGCAGAACTTGCAGTTGGCGGCCTCCACGCCACAGAAGCACATGAGGGCGGTTGATTTGTTTGCCGAGTGGACGAATCCACTGATTGCAGAGATACCTCGGTTAAAGGGAGATGGACAGATAAGCGCCACAGACGTGCCTGGCAATGGATTTGGGGCTGTGGATGTTGCACTTTTGGGAGAGCCTCTTTTCGAAATTAAGGCTTGA